One genomic segment of Erythrolamprus reginae isolate rEryReg1 chromosome 2, rEryReg1.hap1, whole genome shotgun sequence includes these proteins:
- the CCDC120 gene encoding coiled-coil domain-containing protein 120 isoform X1 has translation MEVKGQLISSSSYSSSEALQRELCPRIRLERVQELLEKQKSLQQVLSLRLKELRRVCLQEAELTGKLPPEYPLEPGERLWPVRRRTIVASRIAPALKNEENPSLEELSQELALQQQVAEAARRIAVAPDLTVEQRRRRRQVQADAAQRLRELEVQVAECRVRLSKGPLQRPAPEEAFHSESSSLSESASHENDDPRSFHPSKVSNHQGSFPDRSSPPKARDHLRAISSSPDRRPGWRILQPDLYSEGKDRRNSVASPTSPNHTLPRSMSSFEGRSVPATPVLARNACSGTQQLRSEPPSLHSRQWSGSHDSQLGPPSRDTSADRASLFAARTRRSNSSEALIERAPSEDPLLPTAPPFKSAEALIPCISGRTPRPPYNDLLLDYYLERRSCGGGEHLSRRDGPPQLEWGAFSESPLQRRARPAARTKSCGPLLPPQSRVVGYGPPLPPHRNFHKALALEGLRDWYLRNAGVTQRGAPPERRGASQSVHQQLRGYCDPGPSNPDVGYYGGPGGGLPHSVSYAGQPLYGRPFADLFYLEDSSGPYSLDSTEHPTPGTLV, from the exons ATGGAAGTGAAGGGGCAGCTGATAAGCTCATCCAGCTACAGCTCTTCAg AAGCTTTGCAGCGAGAGCTCTGTCCCCGGATTCGGCTGGAGCGGGTGCAAGAACTCCTGGAAAAGCAGAAGTCTCTCCAGCAGGTGCTCAGCCTGCGCCTGAAAGAGCTGCGACGGGTTTGCCTGCAGGAAGCG GAATTGACCGGAAAATTACCCCCGGAATATCCTCTGGAACCTGGAGAAAGGCTGTGGCCAGTGCGGAGGAGAACGATAGTGGCCTCCCGAATTGCCCCGGCCTTGAAGAATGAG GAAAACCCTTCACTGGAGGAGCTGAGCCAGGAGCTGGCCCTGCAGCAGCAAGTTGCTGAGGCTGCCCGACGGATAGCGGTGGCCCCCGACTTAACAGTTGAGCAGCGCCGGCGCCGGCGGCAGGTCCAAGCAGATGCTGCCCAGCGCCTGCGGGAGCTGGAGGTGCAGGTAGCAGAATGCCGGGTGCGGCTGAGCAAAGGACCCCTCCAGAGGCCTGCCCCCG aagaggcatttCACTCGGAGAGCAGCTCCCTCTCTGAATCAGCCAGCCATGAAAATG ACGACCCTCGCAGCTTCCATCCCTCCAAAGTCTCCAACCACCAGGGATCTTTTCCAGACAGATCCTCACCTCCCAAGGCCCGAGATCACTTACGGGCCATCTCCAGCAGCCCTGACCGCCGACCAGGCTGGAGAATTTTGCAGCCGGATCTGTACAGTGAGGGCAAGGACCGCAGGAACTCTGTTGCCAGCCCAACCAG CCCCAACCACACCCTGCCTAGAAGCATGTCCAGCTTTGAGGGCCGGAGCGTCCCAGCAACCCCAGTGTTAGCCAGAAACGCATGCAGCGGAACTCAACAATTAAG GTCAGAGCCCCCATCTCTTCACTCCCGCCAGTGGTCGGGCAGCCACGATTCCCAGCTTGGCCCCCCCAGCCGGGACACCAGTGCCGACAGAGCTTCCCTCTTCGCTGCTCGGACCCGTCGAAGCAACAGCTCCGAGGCCTTGATTGAACGGGCCCCTTCAGAAGACCCCCTCCTGCCCACTGCCCCTCCGTTTAAGAGCGCCGAGGCCCTGATCCCTTGCATCTCTGGCCGGACCCCTCGCCCACCTTACAATGATCTCCTGTTGGACTATTACCTGGAACGCCGGAGCTGCGGGGGTGGCGAGCATTTGTCCCGCAGGGATGGGCCTCCCCAGCTAGAGTGGGGAGCCTTTTCCGAAAGTCCGCTTCAGCGCCGAGCCCGACCCGCCGCCCGCACTAAATCCTGCGGGCCGCTGCTGCCCCCACAGTCCCGTGTGGTTGGTTATGGACCCCCCTTACCTCCTCATCGCAATTTCCACAAAGCGCTCGCTCTGGAGGGGCTCCGGGACTGGTACTTACGCAACGCTGGCGTTACCCAACGAGGGGCACCACCAGAGAGGCGAGGAGCATCTCAGTCTGTCCATCAGCAGCTGCGTGGCTACTGTGATCCGGGACCCTCCAACCCCGACGTGGGATATTACGGGGGGCCGGGAGGTGGACTGCCTCACTCTGTGAGCTATGCGGGGCAGCCCCTCTATGGCAG ACCTTTTGCGGACCTGTTTTACCTGGAAGATTCTTCTGGCCCTTACAGCCTGGATTCCACAGAGCACCCAACCCCAGGGACGTTGGTTTGa
- the CCDC120 gene encoding coiled-coil domain-containing protein 120 isoform X2, with the protein MEVKGQLISSSSYSSSEALQRELCPRIRLERVQELLEKQKSLQQVLSLRLKELRRVCLQEAELTGKLPPEYPLEPGERLWPVRRRTIVASRIAPALKNEENPSLEELSQELALQQQVAEAARRIAVAPDLTVEQRRRRRQVQADAAQRLRELEVQVAECRVRLSKGPLQRPAPDDPRSFHPSKVSNHQGSFPDRSSPPKARDHLRAISSSPDRRPGWRILQPDLYSEGKDRRNSVASPTSPNHTLPRSMSSFEGRSVPATPVLARNACSGTQQLRSEPPSLHSRQWSGSHDSQLGPPSRDTSADRASLFAARTRRSNSSEALIERAPSEDPLLPTAPPFKSAEALIPCISGRTPRPPYNDLLLDYYLERRSCGGGEHLSRRDGPPQLEWGAFSESPLQRRARPAARTKSCGPLLPPQSRVVGYGPPLPPHRNFHKALALEGLRDWYLRNAGVTQRGAPPERRGASQSVHQQLRGYCDPGPSNPDVGYYGGPGGGLPHSVSYAGQPLYGRPFADLFYLEDSSGPYSLDSTEHPTPGTLV; encoded by the exons ATGGAAGTGAAGGGGCAGCTGATAAGCTCATCCAGCTACAGCTCTTCAg AAGCTTTGCAGCGAGAGCTCTGTCCCCGGATTCGGCTGGAGCGGGTGCAAGAACTCCTGGAAAAGCAGAAGTCTCTCCAGCAGGTGCTCAGCCTGCGCCTGAAAGAGCTGCGACGGGTTTGCCTGCAGGAAGCG GAATTGACCGGAAAATTACCCCCGGAATATCCTCTGGAACCTGGAGAAAGGCTGTGGCCAGTGCGGAGGAGAACGATAGTGGCCTCCCGAATTGCCCCGGCCTTGAAGAATGAG GAAAACCCTTCACTGGAGGAGCTGAGCCAGGAGCTGGCCCTGCAGCAGCAAGTTGCTGAGGCTGCCCGACGGATAGCGGTGGCCCCCGACTTAACAGTTGAGCAGCGCCGGCGCCGGCGGCAGGTCCAAGCAGATGCTGCCCAGCGCCTGCGGGAGCTGGAGGTGCAGGTAGCAGAATGCCGGGTGCGGCTGAGCAAAGGACCCCTCCAGAGGCCTGCCCCCG ACGACCCTCGCAGCTTCCATCCCTCCAAAGTCTCCAACCACCAGGGATCTTTTCCAGACAGATCCTCACCTCCCAAGGCCCGAGATCACTTACGGGCCATCTCCAGCAGCCCTGACCGCCGACCAGGCTGGAGAATTTTGCAGCCGGATCTGTACAGTGAGGGCAAGGACCGCAGGAACTCTGTTGCCAGCCCAACCAG CCCCAACCACACCCTGCCTAGAAGCATGTCCAGCTTTGAGGGCCGGAGCGTCCCAGCAACCCCAGTGTTAGCCAGAAACGCATGCAGCGGAACTCAACAATTAAG GTCAGAGCCCCCATCTCTTCACTCCCGCCAGTGGTCGGGCAGCCACGATTCCCAGCTTGGCCCCCCCAGCCGGGACACCAGTGCCGACAGAGCTTCCCTCTTCGCTGCTCGGACCCGTCGAAGCAACAGCTCCGAGGCCTTGATTGAACGGGCCCCTTCAGAAGACCCCCTCCTGCCCACTGCCCCTCCGTTTAAGAGCGCCGAGGCCCTGATCCCTTGCATCTCTGGCCGGACCCCTCGCCCACCTTACAATGATCTCCTGTTGGACTATTACCTGGAACGCCGGAGCTGCGGGGGTGGCGAGCATTTGTCCCGCAGGGATGGGCCTCCCCAGCTAGAGTGGGGAGCCTTTTCCGAAAGTCCGCTTCAGCGCCGAGCCCGACCCGCCGCCCGCACTAAATCCTGCGGGCCGCTGCTGCCCCCACAGTCCCGTGTGGTTGGTTATGGACCCCCCTTACCTCCTCATCGCAATTTCCACAAAGCGCTCGCTCTGGAGGGGCTCCGGGACTGGTACTTACGCAACGCTGGCGTTACCCAACGAGGGGCACCACCAGAGAGGCGAGGAGCATCTCAGTCTGTCCATCAGCAGCTGCGTGGCTACTGTGATCCGGGACCCTCCAACCCCGACGTGGGATATTACGGGGGGCCGGGAGGTGGACTGCCTCACTCTGTGAGCTATGCGGGGCAGCCCCTCTATGGCAG ACCTTTTGCGGACCTGTTTTACCTGGAAGATTCTTCTGGCCCTTACAGCCTGGATTCCACAGAGCACCCAACCCCAGGGACGTTGGTTTGa